The genome window AGTTCctcgagcatccactagaggctggctgcagaaacacagaaaaccacatacacacccattcaaagagacgatccttacagcagaaataaacatgtttacagcctggttcaaaaaacagtttaggcctgaggagctcatttctctctcagcactaaagacgtttatgagggatgcatccggctgagagtcctccagtaacagggtcgctgtttaaaccaaacaccgtccgatctctgcgatcacggcttttttgagttcaaaggattttaaaggcgtgttgaaacgtctttgctactcgcgcttatctcctctcacgtgttgattcagtgaatccatctgtgatgaaatatagcaccatctaaaacagaccagctgagtctcttcatgctaacaggctaactgttgtgttgctcagaatgatacctgcctgtccgtctgcttctatggtgtcatctgtgatgaatggcattcctctttgtgttactgccctctactggtgttgattcattctttgctttttccatgtttttaaccgcaggcacaaaattttcactttttttcatgtttttctgcttttggagcacaatttcaaatttgaggaaaatacattttttcaacaggCTCCTGGTCaactttttgtcaaattttttttgtatattttttttttatttttaatttttaattttttcttgtccaagtttttttttttcaacttttttttgtcaacattttttttgtcaatttttttttgtcacaatttttttttgtcgaattttttttttgtcaaaatttttttttgtcaaaatttttttttgtcaaaatttttttttgtcaaaatttttttgttaaaaaaaaaaatttgtcaaaatttttttttgtcaaaaaattttttggtcaaaattttttttggtcaaaatttttcaaaaaccattcacagttgTAGTTTTttacatctgtgatgaaatatagcaccatctaaaacagaggcTAACTGTGTTgatcagaatgatacctgcctgtccgtctgcttctatggtgtcatctgtgatgaatggcattcctctttgttttactgccatctactggtctggtggtgtagtgcatttacttttttttctccatacgtcactggcctgatttacaaaATCTatccgggacttcagcccgtggtccaaatgcagacaacaatggtggaccaggaaccttttagttcagggggaagtagttctgggcgCTAAAAGACCCCTCTGATTGACGTCCCTTCATCATCAGCAGCTGTCTGACGCTTTAATCCAGCTGTCAGAGTCAGCAGTAACGTTTGCTGGTTCACTGGATACAATATATAATCCATCCAAACACAGGTGGAAGTctttgagaggtttttcagatGATGAAAGAAAGTTTTGTTGAAGCTAAATCTAACAGTCCACGGTCACGTCAGCTTTCTAAGAAGATAACACCGACTGACCCTGAATGCAGCGCCCTGAATCAAACACCTGACAACATGTCAACAGTTCAAGAACAGCTGCTTCATGAGAGGCTGGAAAAGTTAAGGTCAATTTCTTGGAGTCACACGAACAGATTAAAGTCGCTCTGTCTGCTGGTTTTCTGGAGACAGAGAAATCGTCACATCGTCTGCAGAAGTTGAAATATATCGATCCAAgataagaaatatataaaataacaaGTGAGACTTTTTCTGTCTAAAGCAGAACTTCatgtctcacacaaacactgaaacacatcaGAGAGTGAGACCAAACCttacttctcttcttctctattGTCATTTTGTGCATGAGTCTTTGTgcctctgttacacacacacacacacacacacacacacacacacacacacacacacactaacacacaggcTAACGACTTCTGTGGGAACATCAAGCGCAGTCGTAAAAGACATTATGAAGGCACAGCTGCGTCTTGTTCATAAGTTAAGACTTTTATAATAAAAGACTTCCACTGTTGGATTCAGACTCTCCTGACAATCCCGCTCCATCTGCCTCCTCCGTCACCGCTCCACTCAATCTGGAGCTGAAATTTAAAAAGGGAGCCAGTGACTGAGTTCAACTTTCCCCATTCCTTTGCATGAGACAGCCTGTGAAGCTCTGAGTGCTGCTCATGAGCACAGGACTCAGATCTACTGAGGACCGGGTTCTGAGGATCAATGATTGTTGAGTTTATTGATCCTGTTATTGAGTCTTGTCAGTCTGATGATGAGACCTCAGTGATGTTTCCAGTCCTTCTGATCCTCCATGCATCAGGCTAGCGCTCCGGTGCTTTCCACGCCACCCTCTCCCCTGagaacaaacacacccacaccacCGGTTTACCAGGAGAGAGATCCAGGTGTGTCCGGCAATGACCAGCCAGCTTCGACCTCCTCCTCGTGTCTTGCTCACCCTCACTAACCCTCCATTCAGATCcttgatggtgatgatggttaGCTTTGTAGCAGGACAGACTccacagctgcagagaagaagCTGAGCTCTGCATGCCAAGGGAGGTTGGACCAACTCGTTCAAAGCTCTCCATGCTGCAGCCTTCCTCACCTTAATGTCCTGATTTGAACCGACACAAGATATTAGAAGTCTCTGTCCTTGGAGATGGAGGGCCTGGGAGTGTGTTGTAGGAGTTTGGTTTTCATGGCATGACCTGTCTTCACTTGAAGCATGACTTCCTGGGCTTCTTCCACCTGGCTGATGTCACCTGCATGGTCCATATCTCTTAGAACTACTGCAAGAAAATTGCCTGGACATCCTCTGTGTTTTAgtgacatcagacttccactagatctgtgtctggtccatatctgatccgctgtggtctggctctgtgctctctcacgTCCGTCAACAcacaccggttgcgttttcaggacCGCTAATGCTGAAGGGTATCTTGAGGTTTACCTTGAGGTAACTAAAATCTCATAATGGTATCTTAAGAATGTGCTAAAGGTACCTTCAAACAGAACAAGTGCAGACTATGAAGAGTACTTTCAGACATGTCAAAGTACTAACTTGAAACCAGCTCTAAAGCGGTACCTTCAGAGTGAGACTTGGTGTCCGGGTCGTCTCCGATCTGCTCCTGTatcaggacctccggacagctggagtcatgtgaccgaggtttccccttcttttttttaggTTGAGAGGTCTTTATTGAATCGTCTTGTTCGCTGTGTAGTTTAGTCGAACAGACCGAAGCCCATGTCGTCATCTGATTCCTCAGACTCTTCCTTAGCCTCCTCCTTAGCAGcagctggagctgctgcagtctcagctgcagcagcaggggcAGCAACTGCAGCAAATGCAGATGGGTCAGCCAGGTAGGTCTTTACCTTTTCTGCCAAGGGGAAGGAGATGTCTGTTTCAACAGCGACAGCCAGGACTCTCTTGTAGCCATTGATGACAGAGTGAGGAATGGATGCCAAAGTGGGGTAGCCAATCTCCAGACACACGCTAGCAATGTTTCTCACCCCCTCCAGGAATCTAGCATGCAGAGAAGCCTCTAGGATGTCAAGCACCTCAGGGCTGTATACGCTGCCATTGTCATACACCTGCTGGATGATGAGCCCATAAGAGAAGGGCGAGATGTTCAGCATGTTGAGCAGTGTGGCCTCGCTGGCACCAACCTTGTCGCCAGTCTTGATCAAGGCGACATCACTCAAGATTTCAATGGTTCCCCTGGAGATCTTGGTGGTGATACCCAGAGCCTGGAAGAAAGAAGTCTTCTCAGGACCAAGACCAGTGTTCTGGGCAGTCACAGTCACATCACAAGGGGTGATGGCTCCAGCACGAGCAGCAGCAGGTCCCTGACCTCTGCCAAATCCTCCTTAGTGAAGACAAAGCCCACATTTCCTTTGATGTGGGGCAGGAGTTTCTCCAAGGCAGGGTTGTTCTCCAGGTGACCACGAATGGCTTTACGCATCATGGTGTTTTTACCCATCAGCACTACAGCCTTCTCTCGGAGAGACAGACGGATGGTCTGCATCTGCTTGGAGCCGACATTGTCTGCCCCCACGATGAAGCATTTTGGATAGTCATCCAGGAGTTGGATGATTTTCATAAAATAGTTGGACTTCCACGTGGCCCTGTCTTCCCTGGGCATCTTTGCAGTGCTTCCAAGGATCGCTAAGCAGCTGGTTTAAAGACAAGGTAGTACTGCGTACTGTAGGGTCGCGTGAAAGAAAGAGCGGTCGCGTGAaagaatcaaggatcctcctcctcctcctcctctcctcatccatgttgtctttctggtcctctgaaaacctctgacctgttgactccaggcctggctccgctcatcatgactttggtttgttgttggagTTAAgtgaaaatagaagtcttgtgtatctgatccagaggactccgacctcccggatcagagacgcagcggatccagtggaagttaacacactgactagaatagaaacctatcagatctggagctgagaCGGGAAGTTTGTGTTCCCTAATAGGCTTGAAGAGGGTTGGGAGGAACACTGAAGGCCTTGAGTGTTTTTGTCATAGTTACTGAAAGCCTGACTGAGAGTGATGGGATATAATAGAAGTGTTTCAGGAGGGGAATCGATGAAGAGTCTTTTAAGAGTCTCTTAAAGAGtcttgataaaaataaaatgtggatATTTTATTCAATATGTTTTGGTTGTTTACTTCCAGAAGCTTCCTTTCAGCTGGTCAGTGTGTTCTAGGTAAACACTCGGCGTTGATATCTGCAGGTTTTGTGCACAGATGAAAATGTTTCCATGGCTCTGCTCCTACAGGCGGCGTATATACCCGGTCTAATGAATCTGTTTAACATGCGGTGAAGTTTatgaggaaaacaaaatcaatcctCATGTGATTGTGACAGCTCAGTGTGTGCACAGCCTGAGCTGTGTCCTTGTTAAAAGCAGCCATCAGACAGAAATACAATATTTTAAGGAGGCGTATGAAAGCAGAGCGTGATGAATCAAACATTATGAACCGGGACGGTCGATACGTTCGCTCCAAAGAGAGACGAGTCTGTGGCTCTCTGTTATAACACCAACCCTCTGAggacacgtgtgtgtgtgtgtgtgtgtgtgtcttcttcttcactctgaGAGTTAAAGCTGCTTCTTTTTCTACGCTTCAATATGTGTTTGTGCGTCTGAAGACGGAGACACACAGACGATCAATCAGATCGCTGAGACGTGTGACAGGCTGTGAATACCCGATCACCTTCGGCCCCACGTGAATGAACGCCTCTCTCTGCCGGCCTTCAGTGGTGTGTTCAGGTGGCCTCAACATCAGAGCTCATTCACACCTCTGATGACGTGTCTTATTAACCCGTTTAGATTGGTCTAAAATGAAAAGTAGAACGACGAGAGCACAACCTTCCAAACTTCAGCTGTGAAGGTTCAAAGATAATCAAACTCCTGCTGTATCCAAAATATTCAAGAGGAGAATTTAACCTTTTAATGAGATCGGTTACACTTCTCTCTGAGTTTCCTGTAGAACAAGTTCAGTGAGGTAAACAGATGCACGCCACTTAcatgcccatataagggcatgacaCTGCAGGGCACCGATCATGCACTCAAGTGAAAAGTTGATTTAAATTGAAAGACTTGAATTTATCTGACCGGTACTTGAAGGTACAACATAATACTTGAAAgaacttaaaggcactatgaggagtttttcatcagctgagaaacagactgaaaccaacactgatgtctctttatgatctttaaaagcaaacaaaaccatgaacaacaacactgataccttctctgttttcatgtcaaataatcacagagtgataaatctgttagaagacagcagggtgaggttttactagataagaggtatcactttgtccacaatggggcaccaACATTGAAATagatcaaaagttcctcacagcagctttaagacatatagacatttatttcattttctaatatatacatttatttttctcccttttttaaaatttatatttatatatatattatatttttttaacttaatatatatatttcttccctattttttcatttatacatattttgtcgtttttcatttataaatatatat of Notolabrus celidotus isolate fNotCel1 unplaced genomic scaffold, fNotCel1.pri scaffold_545_arrow_ctg1, whole genome shotgun sequence contains these proteins:
- the LOC117809907 gene encoding LOW QUALITY PROTEIN: 60S acidic ribosomal protein P0-like (The sequence of the model RefSeq protein was modified relative to this genomic sequence to represent the inferred CDS: inserted 1 base in 1 codon), which produces MPREDRATWKSNYFMKIIQLLDDYPKCFIVGADNVGSKQMQTIRLSLREKAVVLMGKNTMMRKAIRGHLENNPALEKLLPHIKGNVGFVFTKEDLAEVRDLLXARAGAITPCDVTVTAQNTGLGPEKTSFFQALGITTKISRGTIEILSDVALIKTGDKVGASEATLLNMLNISPFSYGLIIQQVYDNGSVYSPEVLDILEASLHARFLEGVRNIASVCLEIGYPTLASIPHSVINGYKRVLAVAVETDISFPLAEKVKTYLADPSAFAAVAAPAAAAETAAAPAAAKEEAKEESEESDDDMGFGLFD